Proteins encoded by one window of Lutibacter sp. A64:
- a CDS encoding Lrp/AsnC family transcriptional regulator: MERLDDIDLKILRILQEDSKKTTKEVSELLNLSASPVYERIRRLEKNGYIKKYVAILDKRLVNQPITAICMVSLRYHNEGFIEKFERQIKALKEVQECYHMAGKVDFFLKINLGDLDEYHEFVRLKLSKIENIGVLESYFVLKEIYSTTAYYF, from the coding sequence ATGGAACGATTAGACGATATAGATCTTAAGATTTTAAGAATTTTACAAGAGGATTCAAAAAAAACTACCAAAGAAGTTTCTGAACTCTTAAACCTATCCGCATCACCTGTTTATGAAAGGATTAGAAGGCTTGAAAAAAATGGCTATATAAAAAAATACGTAGCTATTTTAGATAAAAGACTTGTTAACCAACCAATTACTGCTATATGTATGGTCTCTTTAAGATACCATAACGAGGGTTTTATTGAAAAGTTTGAACGCCAAATTAAAGCTTTAAAAGAAGTGCAAGAATGTTATCATATGGCGGGTAAAGTAGATTTTTTCTTAAAAATAAATCTTGGCGACTTAGACGAATATCATGAGTTTGTACGCTTAAAATTATCTAAAATTGAAAATATTGGTGTTTTGGAAAGTTATTTTGTTTTAAAGGAAATTTACAGCACTACAGCCTATTATTTTTAA
- a CDS encoding peroxiredoxin, with translation MEEEKEYTGMPRIGDKAPEFKAVTTQGDINFPNDYKGEWVILFSHPADFTPVCTSEFITFASLEEKFANANCKLVGLSIDGLYSHIAWLRSIKDKIEYKGMKNVEVKFPLIEDITMEVAKKYGMVQPNEAATQAVRAVFVIDPEGVIRTIIYYPLSLGRNFDELYRVVVALQTADAFGVATPADWRPGDDVIIGPAGSCGAAEDRMQGKEDMDCKDWYFCSKKLDKDVVLKKVLKK, from the coding sequence ATGGAAGAAGAAAAAGAATACACAGGAATGCCAAGAATTGGAGATAAAGCTCCAGAATTTAAAGCTGTAACTACACAAGGAGATATTAATTTTCCAAACGATTATAAAGGAGAATGGGTAATTTTATTTAGCCACCCTGCAGATTTTACACCAGTTTGTACTTCAGAATTTATAACGTTTGCTAGTTTAGAAGAAAAGTTTGCAAATGCTAATTGTAAACTAGTTGGGTTATCTATAGATGGTCTATACAGTCATATAGCTTGGTTGCGTTCAATTAAAGATAAAATTGAATACAAAGGAATGAAAAATGTTGAGGTTAAATTCCCTTTAATTGAAGACATTACTATGGAAGTTGCAAAAAAATATGGAATGGTACAGCCAAATGAAGCTGCAACGCAAGCTGTAAGGGCCGTATTTGTAATTGATCCTGAAGGTGTTATTAGAACAATTATTTACTATCCTTTAAGCTTAGGTAGAAACTTTGATGAATTGTATAGAGTTGTAGTTGCTTTACAAACAGCAGATGCATTTGGTGTTGCAACACCAGCAGATTGGAGACCAGGTGATGATGTAATTATTGGCCCTGCAGGTTCTTGTGGTGCTGCTGAAGATAGAATGCAAGGAAAAGAAGATATGGATTGTAAAGATTGGTACTTCTGTTCTAAAAAATTAGATAAAGATGTAGTGCTTAAAAAAGTACTAAAAAAATAA
- a CDS encoding NAD-dependent epimerase/dehydratase family protein: MNQDKLLITGASGQLGTVLTKKLQEKYGVTNVIASDLRLDSNFKGIFETLDATDFDAIQEIVSKYKITQIYHLAAILSANGEKYPLNTWDINMKTFFNVLEVSRLNAIDKVFFPSSIAVFGANIDRIDTAQYSNLTPSTVYGMSKVTGENWSKYYFEKYGLDIRSIRYPGVIGYQSLPGGGTTDYAVDIFIKAIKNENYECFLNSTTTLPMIYMDDVIRATIELMEAPKEAITVRTSYNLAGMSFDPAQLTKAIQKIYPDFKVTYNPDFRQKIADTWPMSIDDSYARKDWNWKPKFDIDAMTRDMVKNLKIKFSDKSMSC; encoded by the coding sequence ATGAATCAAGATAAATTATTAATTACCGGAGCAAGTGGTCAATTAGGAACCGTTTTAACTAAAAAATTACAAGAAAAGTATGGTGTTACTAATGTAATAGCGTCAGACTTGAGATTAGATTCAAACTTTAAAGGAATTTTTGAAACATTAGATGCAACGGATTTTGATGCAATACAAGAAATTGTGTCTAAATATAAAATTACGCAAATTTATCATTTAGCAGCTATCTTGTCTGCAAATGGAGAAAAATATCCACTAAATACTTGGGATATTAATATGAAAACATTCTTTAATGTTTTAGAAGTTTCAAGACTTAATGCTATTGATAAGGTGTTTTTTCCGAGTTCTATTGCTGTTTTTGGCGCTAATATAGATAGAATAGATACTGCCCAATATTCTAATTTAACACCTTCAACCGTTTATGGAATGAGTAAAGTTACAGGTGAAAATTGGAGTAAATATTATTTTGAAAAATATGGTCTAGACATTCGTTCTATTCGTTATCCAGGTGTAATTGGATACCAATCGTTGCCAGGTGGAGGTACAACAGATTATGCCGTTGATATTTTTATAAAAGCCATTAAAAATGAAAATTATGAGTGCTTTTTAAATAGCACAACAACATTACCAATGATTTATATGGATGATGTAATTAGAGCTACTATAGAATTAATGGAAGCTCCAAAAGAAGCAATTACAGTTAGAACCTCTTATAATTTAGCGGGTATGAGTTTTGATCCTGCACAATTAACAAAAGCAATTCAGAAAATATATCCAGATTTTAAAGTGACTTACAATCCAGATTTTAGACAAAAAATTGCGGATACTTGGCCAATGAGTATAGATGATTCTTATGCTCGAAAAGATTGGAATTGGAAACCTAAATTTGATATAGATGCTATGACACGCGATATGGTTAAAAATTTGAAAATTAAGTTTTCAGATAAGAGCATGTCTTGTTAG
- a CDS encoding DUF6377 domain-containing protein, translating to MRVLTLFFLVFFSQFLTAQKEIDSLLLVLDKTMENRNEYDLQKELHINNLVDLLKDESLTLEQIYHINNNIIYEYESYSFDETLSYIEQNISIANNLKNQLFIDESRLNLAKLLASSGRDKEAYDILNDIDRVHLDDKLLNSYYNNYKKVYLDLSFYSLANENKEKYSNYYKAYTDSLFNRLDPSTEEYLAIVETKFRDNRQLLESLKVNSRRLAMTNMGTRTYSLVTFERSLSYELELNTVEQKKQLILSAISDIQAAVKDNASLTTLALLLFEENDIDRAHKYINFSFEDANFYNSRLRFIIISNILPVITKAYQERSEIQRAKLQNLLIAISILGVILLLTVFYIFQQVKRLSRARNELLQVNEQLNKLNIKLNSTNKKLEKLNEDLSESSLVKEHYIGTFLSIQSNYIDKLDAYRKMVKRHITTKKVADLFEKTKSKQLIDDELKLFYKNFDDTFLHIYPNFVEKLNELLIDEGKITPKNKGFLNTELRIFALVRLGITDSSKIAKLLRYSVNTIYNYRVKVKNNAAVPRDNFENEVMKIGASKK from the coding sequence ATGAGAGTTTTAACACTATTTTTTTTAGTTTTTTTTAGTCAATTTCTTACAGCTCAAAAAGAAATTGATTCATTGCTTCTTGTTTTAGATAAAACAATGGAAAATCGTAATGAATATGATTTACAAAAAGAACTTCACATTAATAATTTAGTAGATTTATTAAAAGATGAAAGTTTAACGCTAGAGCAAATTTATCATATCAATAATAATATTATTTATGAATACGAATCATATTCTTTTGATGAAACACTATCGTATATTGAGCAAAATATTTCGATAGCAAACAATTTAAAGAATCAACTTTTTATTGATGAATCACGATTAAATTTGGCAAAATTGTTGGCTTCTTCTGGTCGTGATAAAGAAGCTTATGACATTTTAAACGATATAGATAGAGTACACCTCGATGATAAATTACTTAACAGTTATTATAACAATTATAAAAAAGTATACTTAGACTTAAGTTTTTATTCTCTAGCGAATGAAAATAAAGAGAAATATTCAAATTATTACAAAGCATATACCGATTCATTATTTAATAGATTAGACCCAAGTACAGAAGAGTATTTGGCAATAGTTGAAACTAAGTTTAGAGACAATAGGCAGTTGTTAGAAAGTTTGAAAGTTAACTCCCGCAGATTGGCAATGACAAATATGGGAACCAGAACATATTCTCTTGTTACTTTTGAAAGATCTCTAAGTTATGAGCTTGAATTAAATACAGTTGAACAAAAAAAACAGTTGATTTTGTCAGCTATTTCTGATATTCAAGCAGCTGTTAAAGACAATGCTTCTTTAACAACATTGGCTTTGTTGCTTTTTGAAGAAAATGACATTGATAGGGCTCATAAATACATTAATTTCTCTTTTGAAGATGCTAATTTTTATAATTCAAGACTTCGCTTTATCATTATTTCAAACATATTACCGGTTATTACAAAGGCTTATCAAGAGCGAAGTGAAATTCAAAGAGCCAAACTTCAGAATTTATTAATAGCTATAAGTATACTTGGTGTTATATTATTATTAACCGTATTTTATATTTTTCAACAAGTAAAACGTTTGTCTAGAGCAAGAAACGAACTTTTACAAGTAAACGAACAACTTAATAAGTTGAATATAAAACTGAATAGCACGAATAAAAAATTAGAAAAATTGAATGAAGATCTTTCTGAATCAAGTTTAGTTAAGGAACATTATATAGGCACATTTTTAAGTATTCAATCTAATTATATTGATAAATTAGATGCCTATAGAAAAATGGTTAAAAGGCATATTACTACAAAAAAAGTAGCAGACCTATTTGAAAAAACAAAATCTAAACAATTAATAGATGATGAATTAAAACTTTTTTACAAAAATTTTGATGATACATTTTTACATATCTACCCTAATTTTGTTGAAAAGTTAAATGAATTATTAATTGATGAAGGTAAAATCACTCCTAAGAATAAAGGCTTTTTAAATACTGAACTCCGCATTTTTGCATTGGTAAGATTAGGAATAACTGATAGTTCTAAAATTGCAAAATTACTTCGTTACTCGGTAAATACAATTTACAATTACCGTGTTAAAGTTAAAAATAATGCAGCGGTTCCAAGAGACAATTTTGAAAATGAAGTAATGAAAATAGGAGCTTCTAAAAAGTAA
- a CDS encoding OmpA family protein, with amino-acid sequence MRTLFKTFLLVITFFTLTNINAQNETNKSNYFQISPRVGYDFPTYNNNTPYIDYKAGLEAGISLDYYWKWFGIGVDFDYIKNKPESTYPTENLIGSGGLITNFNLSEASITRMFYGIGPSFKYENQQGNLVGELNTRAGLGSIKGGRTLLTDAGTNDLLNFHAGYNAKNVISAKAQARITYFFNKTFGVHAGAYYLRHFDVTETLDSGLGISAGYHPITTMDGQNMLDRSGPIVREAPCDCDIASVGVFAGLTIKLDKKVCSVCGLDHFPHCCATCGCGVTVTAKDKFTGEILPNTAIVLSDINGNIIQSGTTNSYGVVVFNDVEPDNYIVKGKLYTIDLEETSITKAEFKDCKADGSTIQKVIVYADENYILKGNVVECNTADGIKDVAILLKDKINAKQKNTISNTEGNFIFHLKQASTYALNGKKDGYFSNEVEVTTDAYNRNSSLFIDFEMCIDPCGKAIKLENINFDLDKAIILPAAKPDLDYVVRLMQENPNITVEMSSHTDSQGSDEYNQSLSQRRADATVNYIASKGISPSRLIARGAGESELKNTKCTNNVPCTDEEHRINRRTEFKVVCF; translated from the coding sequence ATGAGGACATTATTTAAAACATTTTTGCTAGTGATAACATTTTTTACGCTAACAAATATAAACGCACAAAATGAGACTAATAAAAGCAATTATTTTCAAATTAGTCCAAGAGTTGGGTACGACTTTCCAACCTATAATAACAACACTCCTTATATAGATTATAAAGCTGGTTTAGAAGCTGGAATATCTTTAGATTATTACTGGAAATGGTTTGGTATTGGAGTAGACTTCGATTATATAAAAAACAAACCTGAAAGTACGTACCCTACCGAAAATTTGATAGGAAGCGGAGGTTTAATAACAAACTTTAATTTAAGTGAAGCTAGTATTACGCGTATGTTTTACGGAATTGGTCCTAGTTTTAAATACGAAAACCAACAAGGTAATTTAGTTGGAGAACTAAATACCAGAGCTGGTTTAGGATCTATAAAAGGTGGTAGAACACTTTTAACGGATGCTGGCACAAACGATTTATTAAATTTTCATGCAGGTTACAATGCTAAAAACGTAATTTCTGCAAAAGCCCAAGCACGCATTACTTACTTTTTCAACAAAACATTTGGAGTACACGCTGGAGCCTATTATTTAAGACATTTTGATGTTACGGAAACATTAGATTCAGGCTTAGGGATTTCTGCTGGATACCACCCAATTACAACTATGGATGGACAAAATATGTTAGATAGAAGTGGTCCAATTGTTAGAGAAGCTCCTTGCGATTGTGATATTGCATCTGTAGGTGTATTTGCTGGATTAACCATTAAATTAGATAAAAAAGTATGCAGTGTATGTGGATTAGATCATTTCCCACATTGTTGTGCAACCTGTGGTTGTGGTGTAACAGTTACTGCAAAAGATAAATTTACAGGCGAAATTTTACCAAATACAGCTATTGTTCTATCAGATATAAACGGAAATATTATACAAAGTGGTACAACAAATTCTTATGGAGTTGTAGTTTTTAACGATGTTGAACCAGATAATTACATTGTAAAAGGAAAACTTTATACTATAGACCTTGAAGAAACCAGCATTACTAAAGCAGAATTTAAAGATTGTAAAGCTGATGGATCTACAATTCAAAAGGTAATTGTATATGCAGATGAAAACTATATTTTAAAAGGAAATGTTGTAGAATGTAATACTGCAGACGGAATTAAAGATGTAGCTATTTTACTAAAAGATAAAATTAATGCTAAACAAAAAAATACAATCTCAAATACTGAAGGTAATTTTATTTTTCACCTAAAACAAGCTTCAACTTACGCTTTAAATGGTAAAAAAGATGGTTATTTTTCTAATGAGGTTGAAGTAACTACAGATGCATACAATAGAAATTCTTCATTATTTATAGACTTTGAAATGTGTATTGACCCTTGTGGAAAAGCAATAAAATTAGAAAATATAAATTTTGATTTAGATAAAGCTATAATTCTACCAGCAGCAAAACCAGATTTGGATTATGTTGTAAGATTAATGCAAGAAAACCCAAATATTACTGTAGAAATGTCTTCTCATACAGACAGTCAAGGTAGTGATGAGTATAACCAATCTTTATCGCAACGAAGAGCAGACGCAACAGTAAACTACATTGCTAGCAAAGGTATTTCACCTAGTAGATTAATAGCTCGAGGTGCTGGAGAAAGCGAACTTAAAAACACAAAATGTACAAATAATGTACCATGTACAGATGAAGAACACCGTATTAATAGAAGAACAGAATTTAAAGTAGTTTGCTTTTAA
- a CDS encoding diphthine--ammonia ligase, producing the protein MKQAYFNWSTGKDSALALYKILQNREYAIGSLVTTVNQKFNRVSMHGVSENLLDLQAKELGLPLYKIYFPEEVSMESYNTIMKAELAKIVNSKNYKYSVFGDIFLEDLKVFRETKLAELNINGVFPLWKLDTNTIIKEFISLGFKAITVAVNANLLDKSFVGRIVDESFINDLPQNVDVCGENGEFHTFVFDGPIFKNPIPFKIGEKVLKTYPSDKSATWDSKFWYCNLISK; encoded by the coding sequence GTGAAACAGGCATATTTTAATTGGAGTACAGGGAAAGATTCGGCATTGGCATTGTATAAAATATTACAAAACAGGGAGTATGCCATTGGAAGTTTGGTAACTACGGTAAATCAAAAATTTAACAGAGTGTCTATGCATGGTGTATCTGAAAATTTATTGGATTTACAAGCAAAAGAACTAGGTTTACCATTGTATAAAATATATTTTCCAGAAGAGGTTTCTATGGAGAGTTACAATACAATTATGAAAGCTGAGCTTGCTAAAATTGTAAATTCAAAAAATTATAAATATTCGGTTTTTGGAGATATTTTTTTAGAAGATCTAAAAGTATTTAGGGAAACTAAATTAGCCGAACTTAATATAAATGGTGTTTTTCCTCTGTGGAAATTAGATACTAATACTATTATTAAAGAATTTATAAGTTTAGGGTTTAAAGCTATTACTGTAGCTGTAAATGCAAATTTGTTAGACAAGAGTTTTGTTGGTAGAATTGTTGACGAAAGTTTTATTAATGATTTACCACAAAATGTAGATGTTTGTGGTGAAAACGGTGAGTTCCATACCTTTGTTTTTGATGGTCCAATTTTTAAAAATCCAATACCTTTTAAAATAGGAGAGAAGGTGTTAAAAACATATCCTTCAGATAAATCAGCTACTTGGGATTCTAAATTTTGGTATTGTAATTTAATTTCTAAATAA
- a CDS encoding M14 family metallopeptidase — MKNFRLSLLICTFFTLISFAQTIQSPSEFLGYELGTQFTRHHKIIDYFNYVSSNSVNVSLEKYGETNEHRPLYVSFISSEENSKNLEAIRKANLQKTGIIKGESDSEIGIVWLSYNVHGNEASASEAAMLTLYKLITEKQDWLKNTVVIIDPCLNPDGRDRYVNWYNQTKSTPYNTNPDVIEHKEPWPSGRPNHYLFDLNRDWAWATQIESQQRLKIYNKWMPQVHVDFHEQFINNPYYFAPAAEPFHEIITTWQRDFQTEIGKNHAKHFDKEGWRYFTKESFDLLYPSYGDTYPTYMGAIGMTYEQAGHGMAGLGIVTDNKTVLTLKDRIAHHTTTGLSTIEVAVKNTSKMLEEYAKFFDNSELKYKNYILRGASEKIQGVVNFLQKHEIDFYISEGKKVKAYNYNTKTTENFTTNKNDLIISTNQPKGKMVKVLFEQETQLSTPITYDITAWSLPYAYGLQGFATENNITFDSELVEVNKQNYTNKIAENAYAYLHKWNEVSDAELLGDLLEKGFNVRFSYKDFSVEGNEFKKGSLIIMRGENKHIPNFDAVIVEIANKLNKKLTTTNTGFVATGADFGSSNVQLITSKKIAVLAGEGTSSLSFGEIWHFFEKQLKYPLNILNTANLNRIDLTKYQVLILPNSYRANEQTLKKLNSFASNGGKIIALGSAVNNFADKEGFGLKKQKTKEDKDAKQLNLIPFDQRENESIKNAITGSIFKSTVDASHPLAFGYENNYYSLKQSSTSYQLLESGYNVAYFPENFEHVSGYAGSNALKDIDNSLLFGIERKGSGTIIYMVDNPLFRSFWQNGKLFFVNAIFLN, encoded by the coding sequence ATGAAAAACTTTCGCCTTTCACTTCTAATTTGTACATTTTTTACACTTATAAGTTTTGCTCAAACAATTCAATCACCTTCAGAATTTTTAGGATATGAATTAGGAACACAATTTACAAGACACCATAAAATAATAGATTATTTTAACTATGTTAGTTCTAATTCTGTAAATGTTTCTCTAGAAAAATATGGTGAAACAAACGAACATAGACCCTTGTATGTTTCTTTTATTTCTTCTGAAGAAAATAGTAAAAATTTAGAAGCTATTAGAAAAGCTAACTTACAAAAAACTGGAATTATAAAGGGTGAATCTGATTCTGAAATTGGAATTGTTTGGCTAAGTTATAATGTACACGGTAATGAAGCTTCTGCCTCTGAAGCTGCAATGTTAACTTTATATAAATTAATTACCGAAAAACAAGATTGGCTAAAAAATACAGTTGTTATTATTGACCCTTGTTTAAATCCAGATGGTAGAGATCGCTATGTTAATTGGTACAACCAAACCAAAAGCACCCCTTATAACACAAATCCAGATGTTATTGAACACAAAGAACCTTGGCCTAGCGGAAGACCAAACCATTATTTATTCGATTTAAATAGAGATTGGGCTTGGGCAACTCAAATTGAATCGCAACAACGTTTAAAAATATATAATAAATGGATGCCACAAGTTCATGTAGATTTTCATGAACAATTTATAAATAATCCATATTATTTTGCACCTGCTGCAGAACCTTTTCACGAAATTATTACAACTTGGCAACGTGATTTTCAGACTGAAATTGGAAAAAATCATGCAAAACATTTCGATAAAGAAGGCTGGCGCTATTTTACAAAAGAATCTTTTGACCTATTGTACCCAAGTTATGGAGACACCTACCCTACGTATATGGGGGCTATTGGAATGACATATGAACAAGCAGGGCATGGTATGGCTGGTTTGGGTATTGTAACAGATAATAAAACCGTTTTAACACTAAAAGATAGAATTGCACACCATACAACTACGGGACTTTCTACAATAGAGGTTGCAGTTAAAAATACATCAAAAATGTTAGAAGAATATGCTAAGTTTTTCGACAATTCTGAACTAAAATATAAAAACTATATTTTAAGGGGAGCTTCTGAAAAAATTCAAGGAGTAGTAAACTTTTTACAAAAACATGAAATTGATTTTTATATTTCTGAAGGAAAAAAAGTTAAAGCATATAATTACAACACCAAAACTACCGAAAACTTTACAACAAATAAAAATGATTTAATAATTTCTACAAACCAACCAAAAGGAAAAATGGTGAAAGTTTTGTTTGAACAAGAAACACAACTTTCAACACCAATAACCTATGATATTACTGCTTGGAGCTTGCCTTACGCATACGGTTTGCAAGGTTTTGCAACCGAAAACAACATTACTTTCGACTCTGAATTAGTAGAGGTTAACAAGCAAAATTACACAAATAAAATTGCTGAAAATGCCTATGCTTACTTACATAAATGGAATGAAGTTTCTGATGCTGAATTATTAGGTGATTTATTAGAAAAAGGATTTAATGTACGCTTTAGTTATAAAGATTTTTCGGTTGAAGGGAATGAATTTAAAAAAGGATCTCTAATAATTATGCGAGGTGAAAATAAACATATTCCTAATTTTGATGCAGTTATTGTTGAAATAGCAAACAAATTAAATAAAAAACTAACTACAACTAATACTGGTTTTGTTGCTACTGGAGCAGATTTCGGGTCTTCTAATGTGCAACTTATAACATCTAAAAAAATTGCTGTTTTAGCTGGAGAAGGAACTTCATCTCTAAGTTTTGGGGAAATTTGGCACTTTTTTGAAAAGCAATTAAAGTATCCTTTAAATATTTTAAACACTGCAAATCTTAACAGAATTGACTTAACTAAATACCAAGTTTTAATTTTACCAAATAGCTATAGGGCAAATGAACAAACTCTAAAAAAACTTAACTCATTTGCTTCAAACGGAGGAAAAATAATAGCACTAGGTAGCGCCGTAAATAATTTTGCTGATAAAGAAGGCTTTGGCTTAAAAAAGCAAAAAACAAAAGAAGATAAAGATGCTAAACAATTAAATTTAATTCCGTTTGACCAACGAGAAAATGAAAGCATTAAAAATGCAATTACAGGTAGTATTTTTAAAAGTACTGTTGATGCGTCACACCCTTTAGCTTTTGGATACGAGAATAACTATTACAGTTTAAAACAAAGTTCTACATCGTACCAATTATTAGAAAGTGGATATAATGTAGCTTATTTTCCAGAAAATTTTGAACATGTATCTGGATATGCTGGTTCTAATGCTTTAAAAGATATTGATAACTCACTTTTATTTGGAATAGAAAGAAAAGGTAGTGGTACTATTATTTATATGGTAGACAATCCTTTATTTAGATCTTTTTGGCAAAACGGAAAACTATTTTTTGTAAATGCAATTTTCTTGAATTAG